Proteins from a single region of Struthio camelus isolate bStrCam1 chromosome W, bStrCam1.hap1, whole genome shotgun sequence:
- the LOC104139143 gene encoding complexin-4 produces MAFLMKSMLSNQVKNLGLGGGGEESKEESTPSDPAAAAGMTREEYEEYQKQVVEEKMERDAAFAQKKAERACLRVHLREKYRLPKSELDENQIQMAGDDVGLPEDLQKMVAEDQVEEEDKDSILGQLQNIQNMDMDALKEKAQATFTEMKQAAEQKCSVM; encoded by the exons ATGGCCTTCCTCATGAAAAGTATGTTGAGCAACCAGGTAAAGAATTTGGGACttggaggtggaggggaagagagcaaagaagaaagcaCACCTTCTGacccagcagcagccgcaggaATGACCAGAGAGGAGTACGAGGAGTATCAAAAGCAAGTGGTTGAGGAGAA gATGGAAAGAGATGCAGCATTTGCACAGAAGAAGGCAGAGAGAGCCTGTCTGAGGGTTCATCTGAGAGAAAAGTATAGACTCCCTAAG AGTGAACTGGATGAGAACCAAATACAGATGGCTGGAGATGATGTTGGTTTGCCAGAAGACCTTCAGAAAATGGTGGCAGAAGATCAGGTGGAGGAAGAGGACAAGGACTCTATCCTGGGACAGTTGCAGAACATTCAGAATATGGACATGGATGCACTCAAAGAAAAGGCTCAAGCTACCTTCACAGAGATGAAgcaggctgctgagcagaaatgTTCGGTGATGTAG